A single region of the Duganella sp. BuS-21 genome encodes:
- a CDS encoding NAD(P)H-hydrate dehydratase, with product MNPLYSVAEIRAIERAAAAVLPAGALMQRAGQAAANAALDLLPFATTQARVLVLAGPGDNGGDALEAAAHISYTGAHVTLIHFAPAGAASAEREAALQRAKVSDARFRAWGDADIGGAEWHLVVDGLFGIGLKRPLGGEFRALADGINQLRCNVLALDVPSGLDADSGAVVGPDGVAIHATHTLTFIGNKPGLHTCDGRDYAGLVDVARLDIDAGHYAPSQLHLNDVKFFARHLRARRHNSHKGSYGNVAVIGGARGMSGAPILAARAALNSGAGRVYALFPEEALASDPGQPELMCRSAGDFDLSLATLVIGPGLGNSAAAHELLARAIGCGSALLADADALNLLAANPSLQTALAQRPAAVVLTPHPLEAARLLGTTIGAVQADRLAAARTLATRLHAVLILKGSGTVIAAPNGDAVINTTGNPALATAGTGDVLAGLCGALLAQGWPQWEAALAAVWLHGMAADVLVSEGTGPIGLTAAELIPAIRVALNRMVQHHSR from the coding sequence ATGAATCCCCTCTACTCCGTCGCCGAGATCCGCGCCATCGAGCGCGCCGCAGCCGCCGTGCTGCCAGCGGGCGCGCTGATGCAGCGCGCCGGCCAGGCCGCAGCCAACGCCGCGCTGGACCTGCTGCCCTTCGCCACCACGCAGGCGCGCGTGCTGGTGCTGGCCGGGCCCGGCGACAACGGCGGCGATGCGCTGGAGGCGGCGGCCCACATTTCGTACACCGGCGCGCACGTGACGCTGATACACTTCGCGCCGGCCGGCGCCGCCTCCGCCGAGCGCGAGGCGGCGCTGCAGCGCGCCAAGGTCAGCGACGCCCGCTTCCGCGCTTGGGGCGATGCCGACATCGGCGGCGCGGAATGGCATCTGGTGGTGGACGGCCTGTTCGGCATCGGCCTGAAGCGCCCGTTGGGCGGCGAGTTCCGCGCGCTGGCCGATGGCATCAACCAGCTGCGCTGCAACGTGCTGGCGCTGGACGTTCCCAGCGGCCTGGATGCGGACAGCGGCGCCGTGGTCGGGCCGGACGGCGTCGCCATCCACGCCACGCACACGCTCACCTTCATCGGCAACAAGCCGGGCCTGCATACCTGCGACGGCCGCGACTACGCGGGGCTGGTCGATGTGGCGCGGCTCGACATCGACGCCGGCCACTACGCGCCGTCGCAGTTGCACCTGAACGACGTCAAATTCTTTGCACGTCACCTGCGGGCGCGGCGTCACAACTCGCACAAGGGCAGTTACGGCAACGTCGCGGTGATCGGCGGCGCGCGCGGCATGAGCGGCGCGCCCATCCTGGCGGCGCGGGCTGCGCTCAACAGCGGCGCCGGGCGGGTCTACGCGCTGTTTCCAGAAGAAGCGCTGGCCAGCGATCCGGGCCAGCCTGAATTGATGTGCCGCAGCGCCGGCGACTTCGACCTCAGCCTGGCGACGCTGGTCATCGGTCCGGGCTTGGGCAACTCGGCGGCTGCGCACGAATTGCTGGCGCGCGCCATCGGCTGCGGCAGCGCGCTGCTGGCCGACGCCGACGCCCTCAACCTGCTGGCGGCCAACCCGTCGTTGCAGACCGCATTGGCGCAGCGGCCGGCGGCGGTGGTGTTGACGCCGCATCCGCTGGAAGCGGCACGTCTGCTGGGCACGACGATAGGCGCGGTGCAAGCGGACCGCCTGGCCGCCGCGCGCACGCTGGCGACGCGGCTGCACGCGGTGCTCATCTTGAAGGGATCGGGGACGGTCATCGCTGCGCCGAATGGCGACGCGGTCATTAACACCACCGGCAATCCGGCGCTGGCGACGGCCGGCACGGGCGACGTGCTGGCGGGCTTGTGCGGCGCGCTGCTGGCACAAGGCTGGCCGCAGTGGGAAGCGGCGTTGGCGGCGGTGTGGCTGCACGGCATGGCGGCCGATGTGCTGGTAAGCGAAGGCACGGGCCCGATCGGCCTCACCGCCGCCGAACTCATCCCCGCCATCCGCGTGGCCCTGAACCGCATGGTTCAACACCACAGCCGCTAA
- a CDS encoding DUF642 domain-containing protein produces the protein MFVKQIAIAATILCAASAQAATVFSDNFDSDVLVLNSTSFLGGWTVSAGTVDTIGPGLYDVFPGNGHYIDLDGSTGSAGLFSKSLSAVAGTTYTVSFDLAGNHRGYGNDTVAVNFGSASGSYVLSSSDAFATQTLTFTALGSGLVSLSFQNGGGDNVGALLDNVAIAAVPEPSTYAMLLGGLGLLGVAARRRQG, from the coding sequence ATGTTTGTCAAACAAATCGCCATCGCCGCAACGATCCTGTGTGCTGCGTCGGCGCAAGCCGCCACCGTATTCTCGGATAATTTCGACAGCGACGTGCTGGTGCTTAATTCCACCAGTTTCCTGGGCGGCTGGACGGTTTCCGCCGGCACGGTCGACACCATCGGTCCCGGCCTGTACGACGTCTTCCCAGGCAACGGCCACTATATCGACCTCGACGGCTCTACCGGCAGCGCCGGCTTGTTCAGCAAGAGCCTGAGCGCCGTCGCCGGCACCACCTACACCGTCAGCTTCGACCTGGCCGGCAACCATCGCGGCTACGGCAACGACACGGTAGCGGTCAACTTCGGCAGTGCCAGCGGCAGCTACGTCCTGTCCAGCAGCGACGCCTTCGCCACCCAGACGCTGACCTTCACCGCGCTTGGCAGCGGCCTTGTCAGCCTGAGCTTCCAGAACGGCGGCGGCGACAACGTCGGCGCCTTGCTGGACAATGTCGCCATCGCGGCGGTGCCTGAACCGTCGACCTACGCCATGCTGCTGGGCGGCCTGGGCCTGCTGGGCGTGGCTGCGCGCCGCCGCCAAGGGTAA
- a CDS encoding SurA N-terminal domain-containing protein, whose product MQIFLAIIIVPSFAFVGIGSYKSFGDDAGTIAKIDGKPLTQLEFDNAVRNQLDTYRQRLGAQFDQKMFDTPEFKQNVLDQLIAQRAIAAEVVHANLSVSDAQLQKVIVDQFGGPAGFNMDTYKQALAAQGMRPTDYDARMRRELVLQQLATAVEGTGFAPRTVAKTLSDIAAQEREVQELLLPVSEFVPQVKVSDAMVLAFYDKNAKFFEVPEQAKIEYVVFNADVVASQVSVTDAEVSDYYTKNSAQFTTPESRRASHVLITVKKGASSAETAAAKAKADAIVAELRKAPADFAKLAKAKSEDPGSAEQGGDLGVIEKGTLVAPVENAIAKLKQGEISDPVQSEFGFHVLTVTELKPAVVKPLELAKADVADLLKKQKASKKYAEMAEAFTNTVYEQADSLKPVADKLGLKIETAAGVSRNPSPMAAAAPYNNAKFLAALFSNESLSNKRNTEAVETAPSTLVAGRIVEFKPANKRPLAEVDAQIRQRVTIEEAAKLAAKAGEEKLVAFKKSGEATGFGAAKLVSRAKVEGINGLAMQSIMKADVSKLPAYVGVDVPGMGYGLYRIGKVQQPAQLDEAQRKQEAEQIGTIVAQQEMAQYLELLKQKAKVKILKPITTATVTEVK is encoded by the coding sequence ATGCAGATTTTCCTGGCCATCATCATCGTGCCATCGTTTGCATTTGTCGGTATCGGCAGTTACAAGAGCTTCGGCGACGACGCCGGTACCATCGCCAAGATCGACGGCAAGCCGCTGACCCAGCTGGAATTCGACAACGCCGTCCGTAATCAGCTCGACACCTATCGCCAGCGCCTGGGCGCGCAGTTCGACCAGAAGATGTTCGACACGCCCGAGTTCAAGCAAAATGTGCTGGACCAGCTGATCGCCCAGCGCGCGATCGCCGCCGAGGTCGTTCACGCCAACCTGAGCGTCTCCGATGCCCAGCTGCAGAAGGTCATCGTCGACCAGTTCGGCGGCCCGGCCGGTTTCAATATGGACACCTACAAGCAGGCGCTGGCCGCCCAGGGCATGCGTCCGACCGACTACGACGCCCGCATGCGCCGTGAACTGGTGCTGCAACAACTGGCCACCGCCGTCGAAGGCACCGGCTTCGCGCCGCGCACCGTCGCCAAGACGCTGTCGGACATCGCCGCGCAGGAACGCGAAGTGCAGGAGCTGCTGCTGCCGGTCAGCGAGTTCGTGCCGCAGGTCAAAGTCAGCGATGCGATGGTCCTGGCCTTCTACGACAAGAACGCCAAGTTCTTCGAAGTGCCTGAGCAGGCCAAGATCGAATACGTGGTCTTCAACGCCGACGTGGTGGCCAGCCAGGTCAGCGTGACCGACGCCGAAGTGTCGGACTACTACACCAAGAATTCGGCCCAGTTCACCACCCCGGAAAGCCGTCGCGCCAGCCACGTGCTGATCACCGTGAAAAAAGGCGCGAGCTCGGCCGAGACCGCCGCCGCCAAAGCCAAGGCCGACGCCATCGTCGCCGAGCTGCGCAAGGCGCCTGCCGATTTCGCCAAGCTCGCCAAGGCCAAGTCGGAAGATCCGGGTTCGGCCGAGCAGGGCGGCGATCTGGGCGTGATCGAAAAAGGCACGCTGGTTGCGCCGGTGGAAAACGCCATCGCCAAGCTCAAGCAGGGCGAGATCAGCGATCCTGTGCAGTCGGAATTCGGTTTCCACGTGCTGACCGTGACCGAACTCAAGCCAGCCGTGGTCAAGCCGCTGGAACTGGCGAAAGCCGACGTTGCCGACCTGCTGAAAAAGCAGAAAGCCTCGAAGAAGTATGCGGAGATGGCCGAAGCCTTCACCAACACCGTCTACGAGCAGGCTGACAGCCTGAAGCCGGTGGCCGACAAGCTGGGCCTGAAGATTGAGACCGCCGCCGGCGTATCGCGCAATCCGTCGCCGATGGCTGCGGCTGCGCCCTACAACAACGCCAAGTTCCTGGCCGCGCTGTTCTCCAACGAATCGCTGAGCAACAAGCGCAACACCGAAGCGGTGGAAACCGCGCCGAGCACCCTGGTGGCCGGCCGCATCGTCGAGTTCAAGCCTGCCAACAAGCGTCCGCTGGCTGAAGTCGATGCGCAGATCCGTCAGCGCGTGACCATCGAAGAAGCGGCCAAGCTGGCCGCCAAGGCCGGTGAAGAGAAGCTGGTCGCGTTCAAGAAATCGGGCGAAGCAACGGGCTTCGGCGCCGCCAAGCTGGTGTCGCGTGCCAAGGTTGAAGGCATCAACGGCCTGGCCATGCAGTCGATCATGAAGGCCGACGTCAGCAAGCTGCCGGCCTATGTCGGTGTCGATGTGCCGGGCATGGGTTACGGCCTGTACCGCATCGGCAAAGTGCAGCAGCCAGCCCAGCTGGATGAAGCGCAGCGCAAGCAGGAAGCCGAGCAAATCGGCACCATCGTGGCGCAGCAGGAGATGGCTCAGTACCTTGAGCTGCTCAAGCAAAAAGCCAAGGTGAAAATCCTGAAGCCGATTACCACGGCAACCGTGACTGAAGTGAAATAA
- a CDS encoding helix-turn-helix domain-containing protein yields the protein MTALHQLTIPDEPGDAMAAALALRDLADQIERKAVRRALDDGWTWAQIAEALGVSKQAAHKKHAANLARD from the coding sequence ATGACCGCACTCCATCAACTGACGATTCCTGACGAGCCCGGCGACGCCATGGCGGCGGCGCTGGCTTTGCGCGATCTGGCTGACCAGATCGAACGCAAGGCCGTCAGGCGGGCGCTGGATGACGGCTGGACCTGGGCCCAGATCGCTGAAGCGCTTGGCGTCAGCAAGCAGGCCGCCCACAAAAAGCATGCAGCGAATCTGGCGCGCGACTGA
- a CDS encoding HU family DNA-binding protein, translating to MNKTELIDHIATTADISKAAAARALDAVIDGVTTTLQKNDSVTLVGFGTFTVSERAARTGRNPRTKEEIVIEAAKVPKFKAGKALKDAVN from the coding sequence TTGAATAAGACTGAATTGATCGACCATATCGCCACCACCGCTGATATTTCGAAAGCGGCTGCTGCCCGTGCGCTGGACGCGGTAATCGACGGCGTCACCACCACCCTGCAGAAAAACGACAGCGTGACCCTGGTCGGCTTTGGCACCTTCACCGTGAGCGAACGCGCTGCCCGTACCGGCCGCAATCCGCGCACCAAAGAAGAGATCGTTATCGAAGCAGCCAAGGTTCCTAAATTTAAAGCTGGTAAAGCTTTGAAAGATGCTGTAAACTAA
- the mnmH gene encoding tRNA 2-selenouridine(34) synthase MnmH translates to MKYPEILSIDQVLAQLDSFDAIIDARSPGEFALDHLPGAINAPVLDDEQRIRVGTMYKQIGSFEAKKLGAALVARNIAQYIETLWIDQPREWRPLVYCWRGGNRSGSMAHILAKIGWPVAQLDGGYKAFRQQVNTALEDAPQLNFKVVCGTTGSGKSRLLEVLAAQGAQVLDLELLAAHRGSVLGHLPSQPQPSQKAFETRVWEVLRRFDPARPVFVEAESKKVGNVRVPAALMATMRGADCIALTLSRQDRVRLLMEDYQHFLVSPASLNTQLEHLTQLHGKEKIAHWQAMSQAGRMPELVDELLAQHYDPAYLRSIDRNFVRYGQALPLHLDDIGAEAFAAAARQLLAM, encoded by the coding sequence ATGAAGTACCCTGAAATACTCAGCATCGACCAGGTGCTCGCCCAACTCGATAGCTTCGACGCCATCATCGACGCCCGCAGTCCGGGCGAGTTCGCGCTCGACCACCTGCCCGGCGCCATCAACGCGCCGGTGCTGGACGACGAGCAGCGCATCCGCGTCGGCACCATGTACAAGCAAATCGGCTCGTTCGAGGCCAAAAAGCTCGGCGCGGCGCTGGTCGCCCGCAATATAGCGCAGTACATTGAAACGCTGTGGATCGACCAGCCGCGCGAGTGGCGCCCGCTGGTCTACTGCTGGCGCGGCGGCAATCGCAGCGGGTCGATGGCGCATATCCTGGCCAAGATCGGCTGGCCGGTGGCGCAGCTGGACGGCGGCTACAAGGCTTTCCGCCAGCAGGTCAACACGGCGTTGGAAGATGCGCCGCAACTGAATTTTAAAGTGGTGTGCGGCACCACCGGCAGCGGCAAGAGCCGCCTGCTGGAGGTGCTGGCCGCGCAAGGCGCGCAAGTGCTGGATCTGGAGCTGCTGGCCGCGCATCGCGGCTCGGTGCTGGGCCACCTGCCCAGCCAGCCGCAGCCGAGCCAGAAGGCCTTTGAGACCCGCGTGTGGGAGGTGCTGCGCCGCTTCGATCCGGCGCGGCCGGTATTTGTGGAAGCGGAAAGCAAAAAGGTCGGCAACGTCCGCGTGCCGGCGGCGCTGATGGCAACCATGCGCGGCGCGGACTGCATCGCGCTCACCTTGTCGCGCCAGGACCGCGTGCGGCTGCTAATGGAGGACTACCAGCATTTCCTGGTCAGCCCGGCGTCGCTGAATACGCAGCTTGAGCATCTGACCCAGCTGCACGGCAAGGAGAAGATCGCGCACTGGCAGGCCATGTCGCAAGCCGGCCGCATGCCCGAGCTGGTCGACGAACTGCTGGCCCAGCACTACGATCCCGCCTACCTGCGCTCGATCGACCGCAACTTCGTCCGCTACGGCCAGGCGCTGCCGCTGCATCTGGACGATATCGGCGCCGAGGCCTTCGCGGCCGCCGCGCGACAATTGCTCGCCATGTAA
- a CDS encoding helix-turn-helix domain-containing protein encodes MTALHQLTIPDEPGDAMAAALALRDLADQIERKAVRRALDDGWTWAQIAEALGVSKQAAHKKHAANLARG; translated from the coding sequence ATGACCGCTCTCCATCAACTGACGATTCCTGACGAGCCCGGCGACGCCATGGCGGCGGCGCTGGCTTTGCGCGATCTGGCTGACCAGATCGAACGCAAGGCCGTCAGGCGGGCGCTGGACGACGGCTGGACCTGGGCCCAGATCGCTGAAGCGCTTGGCGTCAGCAAGCAGGCCGCCCACAAAAAGCATGCAGCGAATCTGGCGCGCGGCTGA
- a CDS encoding ABC transporter ATP-binding protein, which produces MPDGPALASSPVAAATTAAQSAIVVSGLAKRVADASGELTILHEVDFTVQKAETLAIVGASGSGKSTLLGLLAGLDTPSAGTVVLDGVDIYALDEDGRAALRMAKLGFVFQSFQLLAHLTALENVMLPLELAGVAQARERAEAMLARVGLSSRLKHYPKYLSGGEQQRVALARAFVTEPPLLFADEPTGSLDAATGEAVIQLMFELNRQHGSTLVLVTHDQAMAARCRRTITIAAGRLI; this is translated from the coding sequence ATCCCGGATGGTCCGGCGTTAGCATCCTCGCCGGTTGCTGCGGCGACGACGGCGGCGCAATCGGCGATCGTGGTCAGCGGTCTGGCCAAGCGCGTTGCCGACGCCAGCGGCGAGCTGACGATTTTGCACGAGGTGGATTTTACCGTGCAAAAGGCCGAGACGCTGGCGATAGTTGGCGCCTCGGGCTCGGGCAAGTCGACGCTGCTGGGGTTATTGGCCGGGCTGGACACGCCCAGCGCCGGCACCGTGGTGCTCGACGGCGTCGATATTTATGCCTTGGACGAGGATGGGCGGGCGGCGCTGCGCATGGCAAAGCTGGGCTTCGTGTTCCAGTCGTTCCAGCTCTTGGCGCATCTGACGGCGCTGGAAAACGTCATGCTGCCGCTGGAACTGGCGGGCGTGGCGCAAGCGCGCGAGCGGGCCGAAGCGATGCTGGCGCGGGTCGGGCTGTCGAGCCGCCTGAAACATTATCCGAAATACCTGTCGGGCGGCGAGCAACAGCGCGTGGCGCTGGCGCGCGCCTTCGTCACCGAGCCACCGCTGCTGTTTGCCGACGAACCGACCGGCAGCCTGGACGCCGCCACCGGTGAAGCGGTAATCCAGCTCATGTTTGAGCTCAACCGCCAGCACGGCTCGACCCTGGTCCTGGTCACCCACGACCAAGCCATGGCCGCCCGCTGCCGCCGCACCATCACCATCGCCGCCGGCCGCCTCATTTAA
- a CDS encoding hydantoinase B/oxoprolinase family protein has product MDWQFWIDRGGTFTDIVARAPDGRLRTLKLLSENPEHYADAAIAGIRQLMGVAKGKPIPVAQIGAVKMGTTVATNALLERKGEPTALAITRGFRDALRIAYQNRPRLFDRHIVLPELLYSHVIEIDERVGAHGDTVTALDLTAARAGLAQAYDMGLRSLAVVFMHGYRYHAHEIRVADLAREMGFTQVSVSHEISPMMKLVARGDTTVVDAYLSPILRRYVDQVAQELPGVNLQFMQSNGGLTDARAFQGKDSILSGPAGGIVGMVRASKLAGFDKVIGFDMGGTSTDVSHYSGEFERVFETQVAGVRMRAPMMSIHTVAAGGGSVLHFDGSRYRVGPDSAGANPGPASYRRGGPLAVTDCNVMLGKIQPAHFPQLFGADGKQALDAATVRDRFTEMAEQIAAATGKDTPPEQVAEGFLDIAVGNMANAIKQISVQRGHDVTEYALTSFGGAGGQHACLVADALGMKTVFVHSLAGVMSAYGMGLADQTAMREAAVEIRLNADAYDDLEARLHALGRQARADLHHQQVEDQRITLIRRVHLRYEGTDTALIVLFDTLESMRAQFEAAYRKRYSFLMQSRALIVEAVSVEAVGKSDAPAESVEPAARRVSGLMPHAVVPMYTAGKWRQTGLYQRSATRIGDVIKGPAIIAEANATTIVETGWQAEVSLHDHLVLKRLAALPERRAIGTTADPVMLEIFNNLFMSIAEQMGLRLQNTAYSVNIKERLDFSCAIFDADGNLIANAPHMPVHLGSMGESIKTVMRENAGRMRPGDVFMLNDPYNGGTHLPDVTVITPVFDEADEHILFYVGSRGHHADIGGTTPGSMPPDSRVIEEEGVLINNFRLIDGGRLLEAETRALLASARHPARNPDQNMADLRAQVAANQKGVDELRKMVAHFGLCVVQAYMGHVQDNAEEAVRRVISALKDGAFTLPLDNGAQIQVAVRVDQAARSAEIDFSGTSAQLENNFNAPSAVCMAAVLYVFRTLVDDEIPLNAGCLKPLKVIIPQGSMLNPVYPASVVSGNVETSTCITNALFGALGVMAAAQGTMNNFTFGNEKYQYYETISGGSGAGEGFDGTSVVQTNMTNSRLTDPEILEFRFPVRLDSYEIRPGSGGAGRWHGGNGGVRKVRFLEPMTAAILSNNRIHAPFGMAGGEPGALGRNSVQRADGSVEVLGHIGKIDMQRGDVFIIETPGGGGFGPSI; this is encoded by the coding sequence ATGGATTGGCAATTCTGGATAGACCGCGGCGGTACGTTCACCGATATCGTGGCGCGCGCGCCCGATGGCCGGCTACGCACGCTCAAGCTGCTGTCCGAGAATCCCGAACACTATGCCGACGCCGCCATCGCCGGCATCCGCCAGCTGATGGGCGTGGCCAAGGGCAAGCCGATTCCGGTGGCGCAGATCGGCGCCGTCAAGATGGGCACCACGGTGGCCACCAACGCGCTGCTCGAACGCAAGGGCGAGCCGACCGCGCTGGCCATCACGCGCGGCTTCCGCGACGCGCTGCGCATCGCCTACCAGAACCGTCCGCGCCTGTTCGACCGCCACATCGTGCTGCCCGAGCTGTTGTACAGCCACGTGATCGAGATCGACGAACGCGTCGGCGCGCACGGCGACACCGTGACGGCGCTCGACCTGACGGCCGCGCGCGCCGGCCTGGCGCAAGCCTACGACATGGGACTGCGCTCGCTGGCGGTGGTGTTCATGCACGGCTACCGCTATCACGCGCACGAAATCCGCGTGGCCGACCTGGCGCGCGAGATGGGCTTTACGCAGGTGTCGGTGTCGCACGAGATCAGCCCGATGATGAAGCTGGTGGCACGCGGCGACACCACCGTGGTCGATGCCTACCTGTCGCCCATCCTGCGGCGCTATGTCGACCAGGTGGCGCAGGAGCTGCCTGGTGTGAACCTGCAGTTCATGCAGTCCAACGGCGGCCTGACCGATGCGCGCGCCTTCCAGGGCAAGGACTCCATCCTCAGCGGCCCGGCCGGCGGCATCGTCGGCATGGTCCGCGCCAGCAAGCTGGCCGGCTTTGACAAGGTGATCGGCTTCGACATGGGCGGCACTTCGACCGACGTCTCGCACTATTCGGGAGAATTCGAGCGCGTGTTCGAAACCCAGGTGGCCGGCGTGCGCATGCGCGCGCCGATGATGAGCATCCACACGGTGGCGGCGGGCGGCGGCTCGGTGCTGCATTTCGACGGCAGCCGTTATCGCGTGGGGCCGGACAGCGCGGGCGCCAATCCCGGCCCGGCCAGCTACCGGCGCGGCGGGCCGCTGGCGGTCACCGACTGCAACGTCATGCTGGGCAAGATCCAGCCGGCCCACTTCCCGCAGCTGTTCGGCGCCGACGGCAAGCAGGCGCTGGACGCTGCCACGGTGCGCGATCGCTTCACCGAGATGGCCGAACAGATCGCCGCCGCCACCGGCAAGGACACCCCGCCAGAGCAGGTGGCCGAAGGCTTCCTCGATATCGCGGTGGGCAATATGGCCAACGCCATCAAGCAGATTTCCGTGCAACGCGGCCATGACGTGACTGAATACGCGCTCACCAGCTTCGGCGGCGCCGGCGGTCAGCACGCCTGCCTGGTGGCCGATGCGCTGGGCATGAAGACGGTGTTCGTCCATTCGCTGGCCGGCGTGATGTCGGCCTACGGCATGGGCCTGGCCGACCAGACGGCGATGCGCGAAGCGGCGGTCGAGATCCGTCTGAATGCCGACGCCTACGACGACCTGGAAGCGCGCCTGCACGCGCTGGGCCGCCAGGCGCGCGCCGACCTCCATCACCAGCAGGTGGAAGACCAGCGCATCACGCTGATCCGCCGCGTGCACCTGCGCTACGAAGGCACGGACACTGCGCTGATCGTACTGTTCGATACGCTCGAGAGCATGCGGGCGCAGTTCGAGGCCGCCTACCGCAAGCGTTATTCCTTCCTGATGCAGTCGCGCGCGCTGATCGTGGAGGCGGTGTCGGTGGAGGCGGTCGGCAAGTCGGATGCGCCGGCCGAATCGGTGGAGCCGGCCGCGCGCCGCGTCTCCGGCCTGATGCCGCACGCGGTGGTGCCGATGTACACCGCCGGCAAGTGGCGCCAGACCGGCTTGTACCAGCGCTCGGCCACGCGCATCGGCGATGTCATCAAAGGCCCGGCCATCATCGCCGAGGCCAACGCCACCACCATCGTGGAAACCGGCTGGCAGGCCGAGGTCTCGCTGCACGATCACCTGGTGCTGAAACGCTTGGCCGCGTTGCCGGAACGGCGCGCCATCGGCACCACGGCCGATCCCGTGATGCTGGAAATCTTCAACAACCTGTTTATGTCGATCGCCGAGCAAATGGGACTGCGGCTGCAGAACACGGCGTATTCGGTCAACATCAAGGAGCGGCTCGATTTCAGCTGTGCCATCTTCGACGCCGATGGCAACCTGATCGCCAACGCGCCGCACATGCCGGTACACCTCGGTTCCATGGGCGAGAGCATCAAGACCGTGATGCGCGAAAACGCCGGCCGCATGCGTCCCGGCGACGTCTTCATGCTCAACGATCCCTACAATGGCGGCACGCACTTGCCGGACGTGACGGTGATTACGCCGGTGTTCGACGAAGCGGACGAACATATTCTGTTCTACGTCGGCTCGCGCGGCCACCACGCCGACATCGGCGGCACCACGCCGGGTTCGATGCCGCCGGATTCGCGCGTGATTGAGGAAGAAGGCGTCTTGATCAACAACTTCAGGCTGATCGACGGCGGCCGTCTGCTGGAGGCGGAGACGCGCGCGCTGCTGGCAAGCGCGCGCCACCCTGCGCGCAATCCCGACCAGAACATGGCAGACTTGCGCGCGCAGGTCGCCGCCAATCAGAAGGGCGTGGACGAGCTGCGCAAGATGGTGGCGCACTTCGGCCTGTGTGTGGTGCAGGCCTACATGGGTCACGTGCAGGACAACGCCGAGGAAGCGGTGCGCCGCGTGATTTCGGCGCTGAAGGATGGCGCCTTCACGCTGCCGCTCGATAACGGCGCGCAGATCCAGGTGGCGGTACGCGTGGACCAGGCGGCGCGCAGCGCGGAGATCGACTTCAGCGGCACCTCGGCGCAGCTGGAGAACAACTTCAACGCGCCGTCGGCCGTGTGCATGGCGGCGGTGCTGTACGTGTTCCGCACGCTGGTGGACGACGAGATCCCGCTCAACGCCGGCTGCCTCAAGCCGCTGAAGGTGATCATCCCGCAGGGCTCGATGCTCAATCCGGTCTACCCGGCCTCGGTCGTCTCCGGCAATGTGGAGACCTCGACCTGCATCACCAACGCGCTGTTCGGCGCGCTGGGCGTGATGGCGGCGGCGCAGGGTACCATGAACAACTTCACCTTCGGCAACGAGAAATACCAGTACTACGAAACCATCAGCGGCGGCTCCGGTGCCGGCGAGGGCTTCGACGGCACGAGCGTGGTGCAGACCAATATGACCAACTCGCGCCTGACCGATCCCGAGATTTTGGAATTCCGCTTCCCGGTGCGGCTCGACAGCTACGAGATCAGGCCGGGCAGCGGCGGCGCCGGGCGCTGGCACGGCGGTAATGGCGGCGTGCGCAAGGTGCGCTTCCTGGAACCGATGACGGCGGCCATCCTGTCCAACAACCGCATCCATGCGCCGTTCGGCATGGCCGGCGGCGAGCCGGGCGCGCTGGGCCGCAACAGCGTGCAGCGTGCGGATGGCAGTGTCGAGGTGCTGGGCCACATCGGCAAGATTGATATGCAGCGGGGCGATGTGTTCATCATCGAGACGCCGGGCGGTGGCGGCTTTGGTCCGTCAATTTAA
- a CDS encoding arylesterase, translating into MLSLFKRLSGKYVAALLLLSAAASAYSAPKTVLVLGDSLSAEYGLARGTGWVALAERKLKQNNIDAVLVNASVSGETTSGGRSRLPALLNKYKPDLVVIELGANDGLRGLPVAAAQSNLRAMSDAAAKADAKVMLIGMRMPPNYGRDYADKFFAMYGTLSKDIKAPLVPFMLDGVADQPQLFQPDRLHPLAEAHAIILANIWPTLQKTIKAK; encoded by the coding sequence ATGCTGAGTCTATTCAAACGTTTATCGGGTAAGTACGTGGCCGCCCTGCTCCTGCTGTCGGCAGCGGCGAGCGCCTATTCTGCACCAAAAACCGTGCTTGTGCTCGGAGATAGTTTGTCGGCCGAATATGGCCTGGCGCGCGGCACCGGCTGGGTCGCGTTGGCCGAACGCAAACTCAAGCAAAATAATATCGATGCGGTGCTGGTCAACGCCAGCGTCAGCGGCGAGACCACCAGCGGCGGCCGCTCGCGCCTGCCGGCCTTGCTGAACAAGTACAAGCCCGACCTGGTGGTGATCGAACTGGGCGCCAACGACGGCCTGCGCGGCCTGCCGGTGGCCGCCGCCCAGTCCAACCTGCGCGCCATGAGCGACGCCGCCGCCAAGGCCGACGCCAAGGTGATGTTGATCGGCATGCGCATGCCGCCCAACTACGGCCGCGACTACGCCGACAAGTTCTTCGCCATGTACGGCACGCTGAGCAAGGACATCAAGGCGCCGCTGGTGCCCTTTATGCTGGACGGCGTGGCCGACCAGCCGCAGCTGTTCCAGCCCGACCGCCTGCATCCGCTGGCCGAGGCCCATGCCATTATTCTTGCCAATATCTGGCCCACCCTGCAGAAAACCATCAAGGCCAAATGA